In Patescibacteria group bacterium, the sequence CATTATCCACAACCGCGACGTGCATAATGAAATTATCCCTATTTTAAGCGAGTATGTTAAAAATAACAGGCTAAAACGACGTGGCGTGATTCATTGTTATACCGGCGGATGGCAAGACGCTGAAAAATATCTAGATTTGGGTTTTTTGATAGGATTTACCGGAATCATAACTTTTAATCCGCGCAAAAATAATAATGCGCAACAGGAAAAAATTCTGGAAGTTGTTCGTAATATCCCCATGAATAAATTTATGATAGAAACCGATTGCCCATATCTTACTCCCGAACCAAACAGAGGAAAACGCAATGAACCGCTTTTTGTGCGATATGTCGCGGAAAAAATTGCGGAAATAAAAAATACCAGTTTTGATGAAATAGCTGATATATCTACAAAAACGGCAAGAAGTTTTTTTAAAATTTAAAATTCCCGCTTTTTGGCAGGAATTATTTTTTTGGCAAAAGGTCTTTTAAAAGATCTTTTTTCTTTTCCAACAGCTCTTTTAAATGCGATATCTCTACATGCCAAGTGAAAGAGTTTCGGAGTGGTTGCATTTGTCCGTTTCGGCTCAAAATCCCTACAACTTCTCCGTTAAAATTAAAAACCGGGGCTCCGCTCATTCCGGGAAGAGTCTGCATATCCGATCCGATCATAATAGTGTCCAAACCATCAGACAAAGATTGGAAGCGCGTACGCATCAAAACGTGACCAAAAGCTATTTTATCGCTATAATCCAAGAATCCATCCTTATCAAATATTTTACCAAAGTCATTTATCAACGTCCGTCCGATAGTAAAAACCGGTTCACCTGATTTTTGCATATTTTTAGCAACTTTTACCGCGCTTTTAAAGCGATAACCAATATAAAGAATTGATAAATCGTCTTTTTCGGAATTTATTTCAAATAAAATTTCTTTTACAACCGGCCTGCCACGTTCATTAAATCTAATAAATTTTGACGCCACGTTTTTACCCCTTAAAACATGATAAGCCGTAAGAACAAGTCCTTTTTCATCTATAATTACTCCAGTACCGAAAGTAATAATACTACCAGATAAGCTATTGCCATAGACAAAAACTATATTTTTTCTGTTTTCTTCAACTTTCTGAAGCGCCAGCTCATGTCTACAAAGAACATTGTTTGTTGTGCGCACATATCTTGTTTCTCTGATAATCTTTGTACAACCGCAAAAAAATAACGCTAAAATTAGAAAAAAAATTATTTGCCTCACGATGCTCTCCTTTTTTGAATGAACGCCTTATTAAACCTTACCAAATACTGCAAAAAGTAGCAATTTTAGAAGCGCTTGATATATTTATAAATATTTGCTAAAATATGAAACGTTAGCGTATGCAAAAAAATATGCCAGATAAATCAAAAAATCAAGGATTGTGGCAAGCGATGTCTCTTGCCGGTCAGCTTGGCTACACAATCACCATCCCTTTAGTTGTATTGGCTTTGGTTGGTAGGTTTCTTGATAAAAAATATAATAGCTCGCCATGGTTTTTACTTGGTGGCATCTTACTATCCTTGGCCATTACAAGTATTTGGATTACAAAAAAATCAATGGCAATAATGGATGAAATGAATGAGGATCTAAAGAAACAAAATGAAAATCTAGCAAAGCTATCCGAAAACAATGATAAAATTATTCGTAATTAAATTATGCATATAAGCTTGGCTGCTGAACCGATGTTCAAACTTGGCAGCTTCACAGTTACAAATACCCTTATAATGTCAGTCCTTATTTCGGTAGGATTAATTATACTTGCCTTGATTTTGCGAAAAAAAATGCAAGAAAAACCAAAAGGGTTTCAAAATCTGATAGAACTATTAGTTGAAAAACTACTAAACTTTATGGAAACCGTAACCCAGGATCGTCGCCAAGCCGTAAAATTCTTTCCACTTGTAGCGACGATTTTTGTTTTTGTAATTCTTTCTAAT encodes:
- a CDS encoding serine protease, producing MRTTNNVLCRHELALQKVEENRKNIVFVYGNSLSGSIITFGTGVIIDEKGLVLTAYHVLRGKNVASKFIRFNERGRPVVKEILFEINSEKDDLSILYIGYRFKSAVKVAKNMQKSGEPVFTIGRTLINDFGKIFDKDGFLDYSDKIAFGHVLMRTRFQSLSDGLDTIMIGSDMQTLPGMSGAPVFNFNGEVVGILSRNGQMQPLRNSFTWHVEISHLKELLEKKKDLLKDLLPKK
- a CDS encoding AtpZ/AtpI family protein gives rise to the protein MPDKSKNQGLWQAMSLAGQLGYTITIPLVVLALVGRFLDKKYNSSPWFLLGGILLSLAITSIWITKKSMAIMDEMNEDLKKQNENLAKLSENNDKIIRN